Proteins found in one Amycolatopsis aidingensis genomic segment:
- a CDS encoding AMP-dependent synthetase/ligase, whose protein sequence is MTAAEQLHHAVEGLTIAGLLRHNARQFPDHPALTSGIGPDATTLTWSRLRSEVAVLSRGLSALGLRPRDRMLIAMSKRPEHWIVDLAAAHLGALPCSTYDTLSSEQIRFVAQHSAATTLVLEGREQLRRWQPVLPELPQLRAIVVLDPEIVPAGDRRFVSYADLRGEAEAGEVGATFEKLTDTATPDQPLTVVYTSGTTGEPKGVVLSHRNVIHESLMQDRLVTTSEHPRSVAYLPLAHIAERVLGIYLPICNAGHVTICPDPAQLLPTLLAVRPNGFFGVPRVWEKLAAGLRARLDTLTGERAAAVAQARELAAQVFRLRSAGADVPADLLDRRDRLDEQVLRPIRAAIGLDECERAFSGAAPIPAAVLEFLASLGTSVYEVWGLSETTGAATVSTPEVFALGSVGRPGPGVEVMLAADQELLVRGPVVFPGYLGTDGELEPATDQDGWLPTGDIGTIDDRGIVSITDRKKELIITAGGKNIAPTKIESLLRSHPLIAQAVAIGEKRRYLTALLVLDEETAPAWARANGIAATELSALSRHPEVRAALDQAVEQANSALARVEQVKKYQVLAQPWTAESGELTPKLSLRRKVIEERYAETIESMYE, encoded by the coding sequence GTGACCGCAGCAGAGCAGCTACACCACGCCGTCGAGGGACTGACGATCGCCGGACTGTTGCGCCACAACGCCAGGCAGTTCCCCGACCATCCCGCGCTCACCAGTGGCATCGGTCCGGACGCGACCACACTGACCTGGTCGCGGCTGCGCTCCGAGGTCGCGGTGCTCAGCCGCGGCCTCTCCGCACTCGGGCTCCGGCCGCGCGACCGGATGCTGATCGCCATGTCCAAGCGGCCGGAACACTGGATCGTCGATCTGGCGGCGGCCCACCTCGGCGCCCTGCCATGCAGCACCTACGACACCCTCAGCAGCGAGCAGATCCGCTTCGTCGCCCAGCACAGCGCGGCAACGACCCTCGTGCTGGAGGGCAGGGAGCAACTGCGCCGCTGGCAACCAGTGCTGCCCGAGCTACCCCAGCTGCGGGCGATCGTCGTCCTCGACCCCGAGATCGTTCCGGCAGGCGACCGGCGCTTCGTCAGCTATGCGGACCTGCGCGGCGAGGCCGAGGCCGGCGAGGTCGGCGCGACGTTCGAGAAGCTCACCGACACGGCCACGCCGGACCAGCCGCTGACCGTCGTCTACACCTCCGGCACCACGGGCGAACCCAAGGGTGTGGTGCTGTCCCACCGCAACGTGATTCACGAGTCCCTGATGCAGGACCGCCTGGTCACCACGTCCGAACATCCGCGGTCGGTGGCCTACCTGCCCCTGGCGCATATCGCCGAGCGGGTGCTCGGAATCTACCTGCCGATCTGCAATGCCGGGCACGTCACGATCTGCCCGGACCCGGCGCAACTGCTGCCGACGCTGCTCGCCGTGCGCCCGAACGGGTTCTTCGGCGTCCCGCGCGTGTGGGAGAAGCTGGCCGCCGGTCTGCGGGCCCGGCTCGACACACTGACCGGGGAGCGAGCCGCCGCGGTGGCGCAGGCGCGGGAACTCGCCGCGCAGGTGTTCCGGCTGCGGTCCGCCGGTGCGGATGTTCCCGCCGACCTGCTGGACCGGCGGGACCGGCTGGACGAGCAGGTGCTGCGGCCGATCCGGGCGGCCATCGGGCTGGACGAATGTGAGCGGGCCTTCAGCGGGGCGGCGCCGATCCCCGCCGCCGTACTGGAGTTCCTTGCGAGCCTGGGGACGTCGGTCTACGAGGTGTGGGGGCTGAGTGAGACCACCGGAGCGGCCACGGTGAGCACCCCTGAGGTGTTCGCCCTGGGGTCCGTCGGGCGACCGGGACCGGGCGTCGAGGTCATGCTCGCCGCCGACCAGGAGCTGCTCGTGCGCGGTCCCGTGGTCTTTCCCGGATACCTCGGCACCGACGGCGAGCTGGAGCCCGCGACCGACCAGGATGGCTGGCTGCCGACCGGCGATATCGGCACGATCGACGACCGGGGCATCGTCTCGATCACCGACCGCAAGAAGGAGCTCATCATCACCGCAGGCGGCAAGAACATCGCGCCGACGAAGATCGAGTCCTTGCTGCGGTCGCATCCCCTGATCGCGCAGGCCGTCGCCATCGGCGAGAAGCGCCGTTACCTCACCGCCCTGCTGGTCCTCGACGAGGAGACGGCTCCGGCCTGGGCGCGGGCCAACGGCATCGCGGCGACCGAGCTGAGCGCGCTGTCCCGGCACCCCGAGGTCCGCGCCGCGCTGGACCAGGCCGTTGAGCAGGCGAACTCCGCGCTCGCCAGGGTGGAACAGGTGAAGAAGTACCAGGTGCTGGCGCAACCGTGGACCGCCGAGTCCGGCGAGCTGACCCCGAAGCTGAGCCTGCGGCGGAAGGTCATCGAGGAGCGGTACGCCGAGACGATCGAGTCGATGTACGAGTGA
- a CDS encoding oxygenase MpaB family protein, whose amino-acid sequence MDELSRRRMLMTGGALGALGALTVAAPAQARPLWTWSPRGSVAGAGTGADPRWVWDAEADPLVASLLDRGDVPRVNELLRTWTKNGQPLPDGLPADLRDFMERARQLPAWADQGKLATAVEFNEKRGLYLGVLYGLASGMMSTVIPKEARAVYYSQGGADMKDRISKTAKLGYDIGSRNAYQPDGEMIVTCVKTRLVHAAVRHLLPQSPHWNGAAEEEIPISQRDMMVTWHSLPTTVMQKLTAWEVPIPAAESEAFLHSWQLGAHMLGIEDEYIPASWDEANAQAEQVLDPVLAPTPEGIRLADILLGLGAELDGGILSRDILGAFTRYLLGDRIAGWLEIPREPIWDPLLRVAWPPFVAVREGLLPFPLAPEAYWTFDEFLRKAALLFLSEARPISIEIPEANRPF is encoded by the coding sequence ATGGATGAGCTCAGCAGGCGGAGGATGCTGATGACAGGCGGCGCGCTGGGCGCCCTCGGTGCGCTGACGGTGGCCGCTCCGGCCCAGGCTCGTCCACTGTGGACGTGGTCACCGCGGGGGTCGGTTGCGGGCGCCGGGACGGGTGCCGACCCGCGGTGGGTGTGGGATGCCGAGGCGGATCCGCTGGTGGCCTCGCTGCTGGACCGGGGCGATGTGCCCAGGGTCAACGAGTTGCTGCGGACCTGGACGAAGAACGGCCAGCCGTTGCCGGACGGCCTGCCCGCGGACCTGCGCGACTTCATGGAGCGGGCACGCCAGCTGCCGGCGTGGGCCGATCAGGGCAAGCTGGCCACCGCGGTGGAGTTCAACGAGAAACGCGGGCTCTATCTCGGCGTGTTGTACGGGCTGGCCAGCGGCATGATGAGCACGGTCATTCCCAAGGAGGCTCGCGCGGTCTACTATTCGCAGGGCGGCGCGGATATGAAGGACCGTATTTCCAAGACCGCCAAACTGGGATACGACATCGGGTCCAGGAATGCTTACCAGCCCGATGGCGAAATGATCGTGACCTGCGTCAAGACCCGGCTGGTGCACGCGGCCGTGCGGCACCTGCTGCCGCAGTCCCCGCACTGGAACGGCGCCGCCGAGGAAGAGATTCCGATCAGCCAGCGCGACATGATGGTCACCTGGCACAGTCTGCCCACCACCGTCATGCAGAAGCTGACCGCGTGGGAGGTGCCGATCCCGGCTGCGGAGTCCGAAGCGTTCCTGCACTCCTGGCAGCTGGGCGCGCATATGCTCGGCATCGAGGACGAGTACATCCCCGCGTCCTGGGACGAGGCCAACGCCCAGGCCGAGCAGGTGCTGGACCCGGTGCTGGCGCCGACGCCGGAGGGGATCAGGCTGGCCGACATCCTGCTCGGCCTCGGCGCCGAACTCGACGGTGGCATCCTCAGCAGGGACATCCTGGGCGCGTTCACCCGGTACCTGCTCGGGGACCGGATCGCCGGATGGCTGGAGATCCCCAGGGAGCCGATCTGGGACCCGCTGCTCAGGGTGGCCTGGCCGCCTTTTGTGGCCGTGCGCGAGGGCCTGCTGCCGTTCCCGCTGGCGCCGGAGGCCTACTGGACCTTCGACGAGTTCCTGCGCAAGGCCGCGCTGCTCTTCCTGTCCGAGGCCCGGCCGATCAGCATCGAGATTCCGGAAGCCAACCGTCCGTTCTGA
- a CDS encoding oxygenase MpaB family protein, with amino-acid sequence MAELSRRRMLASGGALGALGALGMAAPAQARSLLEWTWAPSGSIAGYGAGKEPRWVWDEVADPLVASLLDRGAVPEVNRLLWDWTRNDQPLPAGLPADLRSFMEQARQLPPWADRRKLELAAEFNKGRGLYLNLLNGVGGGILATAIPDEARSVYYSKGGADMEDRVAKTSIFGFAVGSLNAYRPDGTCVVEAVKTRLVHAAVRHLLQQSPHWTGDIPISQEDMLVTWHTLPTFAMRKMLEWEVPITRAESEAYLHVWQVTAHMLGIRDEYIPATWEAAYAQSDQVLPRNMGPTPEGVELTDILLGQLAEQTSPGSISRPLCNALARYLVGDQVADWDGIPREPVWDRLLPVAWPALVKFREGLIPLPLVPEAAWVLDEAARQYILFYLTKGEETKIEIPTTNRPS; translated from the coding sequence ATGGCGGAACTGAGCAGGCGCAGGATGTTGGCCTCCGGCGGAGCTTTGGGAGCGCTCGGCGCGCTGGGGATGGCGGCCCCGGCCCAGGCGCGTTCCCTGCTGGAGTGGACCTGGGCACCCAGCGGTTCGATTGCGGGTTACGGCGCGGGAAAAGAGCCGCGCTGGGTGTGGGACGAGGTGGCTGATCCGCTGGTCGCTTCGCTACTCGACCGTGGTGCGGTGCCCGAGGTCAACCGGTTGCTGTGGGACTGGACCCGGAACGACCAGCCGCTACCCGCGGGACTGCCCGCGGATCTACGGTCGTTCATGGAGCAGGCGCGGCAGCTTCCGCCGTGGGCGGACCGCCGGAAGCTGGAGCTCGCGGCCGAGTTCAACAAGGGCCGAGGGCTGTATCTCAACCTGCTCAACGGGGTGGGCGGTGGCATCCTGGCCACCGCCATCCCGGACGAGGCGCGCTCGGTCTACTACTCCAAGGGCGGCGCGGACATGGAGGATCGCGTTGCCAAGACGAGCATCTTCGGATTCGCGGTCGGTTCGCTGAACGCCTATCGGCCGGATGGCACCTGCGTGGTCGAGGCCGTGAAAACCCGGCTGGTGCACGCGGCGGTCCGCCACCTGCTGCAGCAGTCCCCACATTGGACCGGCGACATCCCGATCAGCCAGGAGGACATGCTGGTCACCTGGCACACCCTGCCGACCTTCGCGATGCGCAAGATGCTCGAATGGGAGGTGCCCATCACCCGCGCCGAGTCCGAGGCCTACCTGCACGTATGGCAGGTGACCGCGCATATGCTCGGCATCAGGGACGAGTACATCCCGGCCACCTGGGAGGCGGCCTACGCCCAGTCCGACCAGGTCCTGCCCCGGAACATGGGGCCGACCCCTGAGGGTGTCGAGCTCACCGACATCCTGCTCGGCCAGCTCGCCGAGCAGACCAGCCCCGGCAGCATCAGCAGGCCGCTGTGCAACGCCCTCGCGCGGTACCTGGTCGGCGACCAGGTGGCCGACTGGGACGGCATCCCGCGCGAGCCGGTGTGGGACCGGCTGCTCCCGGTCGCCTGGCCGGCGTTGGTGAAGTTCCGGGAGGGCCTCATTCCGCTGCCGCTGGTACCGGAGGCGGCCTGGGTCCTGGACGAGGCCGCGCGGCAGTACATCCTGTTCTACCTCACCAAGGGCGAGGAGACGAAGATCGAGATCCCGACGACCAACCGGCCGAGCTGA
- a CDS encoding molybdopterin cofactor-binding domain-containing protein, which translates to MATRPEGDGDGKAIGRRRFLGYVVAAPTVLAAAELGEPSAAGAQQLPTPELTELLDLNELMTTAALPTSNLITVEVNTDGTVSFALPRAEVGQGITTSTAMLIAEELDVPLERVGVTLADARPELVFNQLTGGSNTTFATYTPIRVAAAIARHRLLAAAATELGSPVTDLTLTAGVITDREGGSIGIGALARKGASTRTRQVSVPLKPREAFTVIGRPRNRIDALDAVTGRKKFAMDLDIPGAKPTMVCRPPTINGEVGSVTNLAEVRAMPGVTDVAVIASGVAVRAETFGQCVDAVRALRVSWKPGTAEGKSDQTVLRELRAAELPIGPRPLTPTVEGTFTFYFRSNSALEPNCAVADVRPDRAEIWSSLKSPIVAQQAIAAKLGLPQHRVTVHVTEGGGSFGRKLFFDAALEAAEVSQRIGKPVKLMWHRADDSRQGRAHPMCTSRVRASYLGGTVLSYRQRHTSVATDLGHGLGEIITAMAARLPVGDVGFAQTFFHLSQAMSYQFGFSSQLLSETDKSFNTGSMRNVYSPDVTCARELIVDQLAARMGKDPYRFRQEFLRDDRCRAVLDKVADVGEWGRPMPAGTAQGIAFHAEYHAVSAALMEIDCRPDTVNRPIRNGVTGPRVTRAVFAVDVGLAVNPRGLEAQMMGCISDGIALALTSSLHLRDGHFLEASWDNYFYTRQWNTPPELRIIVMPDTSGKPGGAGELGVAASMAAVACAYGRATGTMPTSFPINHGTLSFEPKPTVPPVPQSPADGRDHAW; encoded by the coding sequence ATGGCGACGCGACCGGAAGGGGACGGCGACGGCAAGGCGATCGGGCGGCGGCGGTTCCTCGGGTACGTGGTGGCGGCTCCGACCGTGCTGGCCGCGGCCGAGCTCGGCGAGCCGTCCGCGGCAGGCGCCCAGCAACTGCCCACGCCGGAGCTCACCGAACTGCTCGACCTCAACGAGCTGATGACCACGGCGGCGCTGCCGACCTCGAACCTGATCACGGTCGAGGTCAACACCGACGGCACGGTGTCATTCGCGCTGCCGCGGGCCGAGGTGGGGCAGGGCATCACCACCTCGACGGCCATGCTGATCGCCGAGGAGCTGGACGTCCCGCTGGAACGAGTTGGGGTCACCCTCGCCGACGCCCGGCCGGAGCTGGTGTTCAACCAGCTCACCGGCGGGTCGAACACCACCTTCGCGACCTACACCCCGATCCGGGTCGCCGCCGCCATCGCCCGGCACCGGCTGCTGGCGGCCGCGGCAACCGAACTCGGCTCGCCGGTCACCGACCTGACCCTGACCGCCGGGGTGATCACCGATCGCGAGGGTGGCAGTATCGGCATCGGTGCCCTGGCGCGCAAAGGCGCGAGCACCCGCACCCGGCAGGTGTCCGTGCCGCTCAAGCCGCGGGAGGCCTTCACCGTCATCGGCAGGCCGCGCAACCGGATCGACGCGCTGGACGCGGTCACCGGGCGCAAGAAGTTCGCGATGGACCTCGACATCCCCGGCGCGAAACCGACGATGGTGTGCCGGCCGCCCACCATCAACGGCGAGGTCGGCTCGGTGACCAACCTCGCCGAGGTTCGCGCCATGCCGGGCGTCACCGATGTCGCGGTGATCGCATCCGGGGTCGCGGTGCGCGCCGAGACCTTCGGCCAGTGCGTGGACGCCGTGCGTGCCCTGCGAGTGTCGTGGAAACCCGGTACCGCGGAAGGAAAGTCGGACCAGACCGTGCTCCGCGAGCTGCGGGCCGCCGAACTGCCGATCGGGCCCCGCCCGCTGACCCCGACCGTGGAAGGCACCTTCACCTTCTACTTCCGCAGCAACAGCGCGCTGGAACCGAACTGCGCGGTCGCCGACGTGCGCCCCGACCGCGCCGAGATCTGGTCCTCGCTGAAATCCCCGATCGTCGCCCAGCAGGCCATCGCGGCCAAGCTGGGACTACCGCAGCACCGCGTCACGGTGCACGTCACCGAGGGCGGTGGTTCGTTCGGGCGCAAGCTGTTCTTCGACGCCGCGCTGGAAGCCGCCGAGGTGTCCCAGCGGATCGGCAAGCCGGTCAAGCTCATGTGGCACCGCGCCGACGACTCCCGCCAGGGCCGCGCCCATCCGATGTGCACCTCGCGGGTACGCGCTTCCTATCTCGGCGGCACCGTGCTCAGCTACCGGCAGCGGCACACCAGCGTCGCCACCGACCTCGGCCACGGGCTCGGCGAGATCATCACCGCCATGGCCGCGCGGCTGCCGGTGGGGGACGTCGGGTTCGCGCAGACCTTCTTCCATCTCAGCCAGGCGATGTCCTATCAGTTCGGGTTCAGCAGCCAGCTGCTGAGCGAAACCGACAAGAGCTTCAACACCGGCAGTATGCGCAACGTCTACTCGCCCGACGTCACCTGTGCCAGGGAGCTCATCGTCGACCAGCTCGCCGCGCGGATGGGTAAGGACCCCTACCGGTTCCGGCAGGAGTTCCTCCGCGACGATCGTTGCCGTGCGGTACTGGACAAGGTGGCCGATGTCGGCGAATGGGGCAGGCCGATGCCCGCGGGCACCGCGCAGGGCATCGCCTTCCACGCCGAGTACCACGCCGTCAGCGCCGCGCTGATGGAGATCGACTGCCGCCCGGACACGGTCAACCGGCCCATCCGCAACGGGGTGACCGGACCCAGGGTCACCAGGGCCGTCTTCGCCGTGGACGTCGGCCTCGCCGTCAACCCACGCGGCCTGGAAGCGCAGATGATGGGCTGTATCTCGGACGGCATCGCACTGGCGCTGACCTCCAGCCTGCACCTGCGCGACGGGCATTTCCTGGAGGCGAGCTGGGACAACTACTTCTACACCCGGCAGTGGAACACCCCGCCGGAGCTACGGATCATCGTCATGCCGGACACCTCCGGCAAACCCGGTGGTGCGGGGGAGCTGGGCGTGGCCGCGTCGATGGCGGCGGTGGCCTGTGCCTACGGCCGCGCCACCGGCACCATGCCCACGAGCTTCCCGATCAACCATGGCACGCTCTCCTTCGAACCCAAACCGACCGTGCCGCCCGTCCCGCAGTCCCCGGCCGATGGCCGCGACCATGCCTGGTGA
- a CDS encoding (2Fe-2S)-binding protein, with amino-acid sequence MPEHTFRVNGEQVTVDVAEDVRLLWVLRDLLGINGPKYGCGINVCKACTSHLNGKAVNPCAIPVGDLEPTDEVTTIEGLPATVGAELHPMQRAWLEHDVVQCGYCQPGQIMAAVALVRRVAAEGRAITEADLDSLRNICRCGTYSRIREAIKSGAANM; translated from the coding sequence GTGCCCGAACACACCTTCCGCGTCAACGGCGAGCAGGTCACCGTCGACGTCGCCGAGGACGTGCGCCTGCTGTGGGTGCTGCGCGACCTGCTCGGTATCAACGGACCGAAGTACGGATGCGGTATCAACGTCTGCAAGGCGTGCACCAGCCACCTCAACGGCAAGGCGGTCAATCCTTGCGCGATCCCGGTCGGAGATCTGGAGCCCACGGACGAGGTGACCACGATCGAAGGACTTCCGGCCACGGTCGGCGCGGAGCTGCACCCGATGCAGCGGGCATGGCTCGAGCACGACGTCGTCCAGTGCGGCTACTGCCAGCCCGGCCAGATCATGGCCGCCGTGGCACTGGTCCGCCGGGTCGCCGCGGAAGGCCGTGCCATCACCGAAGCCGACCTGGACTCCCTGCGCAACATCTGCCGCTGTGGCACCTACTCCCGCATCCGGGAGGCGATCAAGTCAGGCGCCGCGAACATGTAG
- a CDS encoding TetR/AcrR family transcriptional regulator gives MDPVLPALLTTEGSESLLERALADALDPVDEDDEVAKRVLDAAYEQFCRMGIRRSTMEDVARRAGVSRITAYRRFATKDTLVEHVVRREFRRYFDQFLIDIQEAETVADRVVLGFASALQAVRRNPLIGGLMTAEPDVLIPSMVNDGGRTLATVQRFVAGQLRREQRAGNVAEEVDVELVAELMTRVSSSFLVTPSHVIDLDDDEQVRTVARRFLVPMLEPGSGLRSAGPSVS, from the coding sequence GTGGACCCCGTACTGCCCGCCCTGCTGACGACCGAGGGCTCGGAGTCGTTGCTGGAGCGTGCGCTCGCCGACGCGCTCGACCCGGTCGACGAGGATGACGAGGTCGCCAAGCGCGTGCTCGACGCCGCCTACGAGCAGTTCTGCCGGATGGGCATCCGGCGGTCCACGATGGAGGATGTGGCCCGGCGGGCCGGGGTTTCCCGGATCACGGCCTACCGCCGGTTCGCCACCAAGGACACACTGGTCGAACACGTGGTACGACGCGAGTTCCGGCGGTACTTCGACCAGTTCCTGATCGACATCCAGGAGGCCGAGACCGTCGCCGACCGGGTGGTGCTGGGATTCGCCAGCGCCCTGCAGGCGGTCCGGCGCAATCCGCTGATCGGTGGGCTGATGACCGCCGAACCCGATGTGCTCATCCCGTCCATGGTCAACGACGGCGGCCGGACGCTCGCCACCGTGCAGCGGTTCGTCGCGGGACAGCTGCGCCGCGAGCAGCGCGCGGGCAATGTCGCCGAGGAGGTGGACGTCGAGCTCGTCGCGGAGCTGATGACCCGGGTGTCCAGCTCGTTCCTGGTCACGCCGAGCCACGTCATCGATCTCGACGACGACGAGCAGGTGCGCACCGTCGCCCGGCGGTTCCTGGTGCCCATGCTGGAACCCGGCAGCGGCCTGCGGTCAGCCGGACCGTCGGTGAGCTAG
- a CDS encoding TerC family protein, which produces MLQIGIWTWVGTIGLVVALLAVDLVLAAVRPHRVGFGEATAWSVFYVLVAVGFGVWFTLAHGGDFGTEYFAGYLVEKSLSVDNLFVFVIIMTTFAVPEEHQHKVLTFGIVLALIMRAIFIALGATLLALFSFMFLLFGLLLIYTAVQLFRHRNEDPDVEDNVVVRTARRVLPVTTDYVGGKLVTRVDGRRMVTPLLIVLVAIGGIDLLFALDSIPAVFGITDEPYIVFAANAFALLGLRALYFLVKGLLDRLVYLSAGLALILGFIGVKLILHWAHVDIDSRVPEIPTPLSLGVIVVVLVVVTVASLIKTRRDPSVHAHAGSLRATRPRHDPERKQ; this is translated from the coding sequence ATGCTCCAGATCGGCATCTGGACGTGGGTCGGCACGATCGGGCTGGTCGTGGCGCTGCTCGCGGTGGATCTGGTGCTCGCGGCGGTCCGGCCGCACCGGGTGGGGTTCGGCGAGGCGACGGCGTGGTCGGTGTTCTACGTGCTCGTGGCGGTCGGCTTCGGCGTGTGGTTCACCCTGGCGCACGGGGGCGACTTCGGCACCGAGTACTTCGCAGGGTACCTGGTGGAGAAGAGCCTTTCCGTCGACAACCTGTTCGTGTTCGTGATCATCATGACCACGTTCGCCGTACCCGAGGAGCACCAGCACAAGGTGCTCACGTTCGGCATCGTGCTCGCGCTGATCATGCGCGCTATCTTCATCGCGCTCGGCGCCACCTTGCTGGCGCTGTTCTCGTTCATGTTCCTCTTGTTCGGCCTGCTGCTGATCTACACGGCCGTCCAGCTGTTCCGGCACCGCAACGAGGACCCCGACGTGGAGGACAACGTCGTGGTCCGCACCGCCCGCCGGGTCCTGCCGGTGACCACCGATTACGTCGGCGGGAAGTTGGTCACCAGGGTCGACGGCCGCCGCATGGTCACCCCGTTGCTGATCGTGCTGGTGGCCATCGGAGGGATCGACCTGCTGTTCGCCCTCGACTCCATTCCGGCGGTGTTCGGGATCACCGATGAGCCCTACATCGTCTTCGCCGCGAACGCGTTCGCGCTGCTCGGTTTGCGCGCGTTGTACTTCCTGGTCAAGGGCCTGCTGGACCGGCTGGTCTACCTGTCGGCGGGGCTGGCGCTGATCCTGGGCTTCATCGGGGTCAAGCTGATTCTGCACTGGGCGCACGTCGACATCGACTCGCGGGTTCCGGAGATCCCCACGCCGCTGAGCCTGGGCGTGATCGTCGTCGTACTGGTCGTCGTGACCGTGGCCAGCCTGATCAAGACCCGGCGGGACCCCAGTGTGCACGCGCACGCGGGCTCGCTGCGGGCGACGCGCCCCCGGCACGATCCCGAGCGGAAGCAGTAA
- a CDS encoding helix-turn-helix domain-containing protein translates to MTVDDLPVGARIKAQRERAGLSRPVLAGLVGRSAEWVKAVETGRLQVPRLPMLLRLAEALGTEDLATLTGDEHAVPVQLFAGERHEALSAVQAALTDYRVTPAVKPQPVEHLAVRLRQAWHVRHNSPDHRTRLGALLPGLIRDAQTAARTLRGDQRRQARRVLAGVYQLADFYVAYQPAPELVWMVADRALTEAHEVDDPYLVAGGVWAMVQALRDSGRWEEAITLARDGISQLEPHLDGAPVDWRGLAGALEAEIAYVYARRGRYGPAWAHWERADRIARQLGPGYRHTQSSFSTSVMGAHAVTLGVELRRAGEALRAADSFEPTEIVSVPRRARHLIEVARGHYQRDERPAVWALLNASERTAPETIKFNGFAREMLLDLSRRPPAGLREDVRSLCQRVGVAV, encoded by the coding sequence ATGACGGTGGACGATCTTCCCGTGGGCGCGCGCATCAAAGCGCAGCGCGAACGTGCTGGCCTGTCACGTCCGGTGCTGGCTGGCCTCGTCGGCCGATCCGCTGAATGGGTCAAGGCCGTGGAAACGGGCAGGCTCCAGGTGCCGCGGCTCCCGATGCTGCTTCGGTTGGCCGAGGCTCTGGGGACTGAAGACCTCGCCACCCTCACGGGAGACGAGCACGCCGTACCTGTCCAGCTGTTCGCGGGAGAGCGGCATGAGGCGCTATCGGCCGTGCAGGCGGCGCTCACTGATTACCGGGTCACGCCAGCTGTGAAACCTCAGCCCGTGGAACATCTCGCTGTGCGGTTGCGGCAAGCGTGGCACGTGCGCCACAACTCGCCCGACCACCGAACTCGGCTCGGCGCGCTACTACCCGGTCTTATCCGTGATGCGCAGACAGCCGCCCGTACGCTGCGCGGCGACCAGCGTCGCCAAGCTCGCCGCGTGCTCGCGGGCGTCTATCAGTTGGCGGATTTCTACGTCGCCTACCAGCCAGCACCGGAACTTGTCTGGATGGTCGCCGACCGTGCTTTGACCGAGGCGCACGAGGTAGACGATCCGTATCTGGTTGCCGGTGGCGTGTGGGCCATGGTTCAAGCGTTGCGAGACTCCGGCCGGTGGGAGGAAGCCATCACGCTAGCTCGTGATGGGATCTCGCAGCTTGAACCGCATCTTGACGGCGCGCCAGTGGACTGGCGCGGCCTCGCTGGCGCGCTGGAGGCCGAGATCGCCTATGTCTATGCGCGACGCGGGCGATATGGACCGGCCTGGGCGCATTGGGAGCGTGCCGACCGGATCGCCCGCCAACTTGGCCCGGGCTACCGTCACACACAGAGTTCGTTCTCCACGTCGGTGATGGGAGCTCATGCGGTAACCCTCGGTGTCGAGTTGCGGCGCGCTGGTGAGGCTCTCCGTGCCGCGGATTCGTTCGAGCCGACCGAGATCGTGTCGGTGCCGCGGCGTGCCCGTCACCTCATCGAGGTCGCGCGCGGCCACTACCAGCGGGACGAGCGGCCGGCGGTGTGGGCACTGCTGAACGCCTCGGAACGAACCGCGCCCGAGACGATCAAGTTCAACGGTTTCGCTCGTGAGATGCTGCTGGACTTGTCCCGTCGGCCACCGGCGGGGTTACGCGAAGACGTTCGTAGCCTCTGCCAACGGGTCGGCGTTGCCGTGTAG